The following proteins are encoded in a genomic region of Mus caroli chromosome 18, CAROLI_EIJ_v1.1, whole genome shotgun sequence:
- the LOC110284918 gene encoding mitochondrial ornithine transporter 2-like, whose protein sequence is MQTFPQLYKGLADCFLKTYNQVGIRGLYRGTSPALLAYVTQGSVLFMCFGFCQQFVRKVARVEQNAKLNDLETATAGSLASAFAALALCPTELVKCRLQTMYEMKMSGKIAQSYNTIWSMVKSIFMKDGPLGFYRGLSTTLAQEIPGYFFYFGGYEISRSFFASGGSKDELGPVPLMLSGGFAGICLWLIIFPVDCIKSRIQVLSMFGKPAGLIETFISVVRNEGISALYSGLKATLIRAIPSNAALFLVYEYSRKMMMNMVEEY, encoded by the coding sequence ATGCAGACATTTCCTCAGCTGTACAAAGGCCTTGCTGACTGCTTCCTAAAAACATACAACCAAGTGGGCATCCGTGGCCTTTACAGGGGAACCAGTCCTGCACTGCTAGCCTATGTCACCCAGGGCTCTGTCCTGTTCATGTGCTTTGGCTTTTGCCAACAGTTTGTCAGGAAAGTGGCTAGAGTGGAGCAGAATGCAAAGCTGAACGACTTGGAGACTGCCACTGCTGGGTCGCTGGCTTCTGCATTTGCTGCGCTGGCCCTCTGCCCCACTGAGCTTGTGAAGTGTCGGCTGCAGACCATGTATGAGATGAAGATGTCAGGGAAGATAGCACAAAGCTATAACACAATTTGGTCTATGGTTAAGAGTATCTTCATGAAGGATGGTCCCTTAGGCTTCTATCGTGGACTCTCGACCACTCTTGCTCAGGAAATACCTGGCTATTTCTTCTACTTTGGGGGCTATGAAATCAGTCGATCATTTTTTGCATCAGGGGGATCAAAGGATGAACTAGGCCCTGTCCCTTTGATGTTAAGTGGAGGCTTTGCTGGGATCTGTCTCTGGCTTATCATATTCCCAGTGGACTGCATTAAATCCAGAATCCAGGTTCTTTCTATGTTTGGGAAGCCTGCAGGATTAATCGAAACCTTTATAAGTGTTGTGAGAAATGAAGGAATATCAGCCTTGTATTCTGGATTGAAAGCCACTCTGATTCGAGCCATCCCTTCCAATGCTGCTCTCTTTTTGGTTTATGAGTACAGCAGAAAGATGATGATGAACATGGTGGAAGAATACTGA
- the Taf7 gene encoding transcription initiation factor TFIID subunit 7, with translation MSKNKDDVPHELESQFILRLPPEYAATVRRAVQSGHVNLKDKLSIELHPDGRHGIVRVDRVPLAAKLVDLPCVTESLKTIDKKTFYKTADISQMLVATVDGDLYPPVEEAAATADPKANKKKDKDKEKKFVWNHGITLPLKNVRKRRFRKTAKKKYIESPDVEKEVKRLLSTDAEAVSTRWEIIAEDETKETENQGLDISSPGMSGHRQGHDSLEHDELREIFNDLSSSSEDEEDVNIIDTEEDLERQLQDKLNESDEQHQENEGTNQLVMGIQKQIDNMKGKLQETQDRAKRQEDLIMKVENLALKNRFQAVLDELKQKEDREKEQLSSLQEELESLLEK, from the coding sequence ATGAGTAAGAACAAAGATGATGTACCTCATGAGCTAGAGAGCCAGTTTATCTTACGACTGCCCCCAGAATATGCCGCTACGGTGAGGAGGGCAGTGCAGTCTGGGCACGTCAACTTGAAAGACAAACTGAGCATTGAGTTACACCCTGATGGGCGTCACGGCATTGTCAGAGTGGATCGAGTGCCCTTGGCTGCAAAATTGGTCGATTTGCCTTGTGTTACGGAAAGCTTGAAAACCATTGATAAGAAAACCTTTTACAAGACAGCTGATATCTCTCAGATGCTTGTAGCCACAGTAGATGGTGACCTATACCCTCCTGTGGAGGAGgcagctgccactgctgaccccaaagcaaacaagaaaaaagataaggacaaagagaaaaagtTTGTATGGAACCATGGAATTACTCTACCTCTAAAAAATGTCAGAAAGAGACGGTTCCGGAAGACAGCAAAGAAGAAGTACATTGAATCTCCAGATGTGGAAAAAGAAGTCAAGCGTCTGCTGAGTACAGATGCAGAAGCTGTCAGTACTCGTTGGGAGATAATTGCTGAAGATGAAACAAAGGAGACAGAAAATCAAGGACTGGACATCTCCTCTCCAGGAATGTCTGGCCACAGGCAAGGCCATGACTCACTAGAGCATGATGAGCTTCGAGAGATATTCAATgacctcagcagcagcagtgaagatGAAGAAGACGTAAACATCATTGACACTGAGGAAGATCTGGAGAGACAGCTACAAGACAAGCTAAATGAATCCGACGAGCAACACCAAGAAAATGAAGGAACCAATCAGTTGGTTATGGGAATTCAGAAGCAGATAGATAACATGAAAGGCAAGCTCCAAGAAACCCAAGACAGGGCAAAGCGCCAGGAGGATCTCATCATGAAGGTAGAAAACCTGGCTCTCAAGAACAGGTTTCAGGCTGTTCTGGATGAGctcaaacaaaaagaagaccGCGAAAAGGAGCAGCTTAGCTCTTTGCAGGAAGAGCTGGAATCACTTCTGGAGAAGTGA